In one window of Brassica rapa cultivar Chiifu-401-42 chromosome A07, CAAS_Brap_v3.01, whole genome shotgun sequence DNA:
- the LOC108868993 gene encoding ubiquitin, giving the protein MQISIKTLKGKSINLEVEDSSNTIDVKIHGEPMSELVLRLRPSGQGEAAMRIFVVTLNGRNHTLQVKGTDTIGEVKTKYFEIDGTPVDQQNMILAGLALENSWTVAECGIRHESTIHLTRRLCGC; this is encoded by the coding sequence ATCAAGACATTAAAGGGAAAGAGCATAAACCTAGAAGTCGAAGATAGCTCCAACACTATCGACGTTAAGATCCATGGGGAGCCGATGAGTGAACTGGTTTTGCGACTGCGTCCTTCGGGTCAGGGTGAAGCAGCCATGCGTATTTTTGTAGTGACTCTCAACGGCAGGAACCATACCCTTCAGGTTAAGGGAACCGATACCATTGGAGAAGTCAAGACTAAATACTTTGAGATTGATGGCACTCCAGTGGACCAGCAGAACATGATACTTGCAGGCCTGGCTCTTGAGAACAGTTGGACAGTAGCTGAATGCGGCATCAGGCATGAGTCGACCATTCACTTGACTCGACGTCTTTGCGGTTGCTAa